A genomic window from Chloroflexota bacterium includes:
- a CDS encoding ABC transporter permease, producing MASYLIRRILFMIPVLIGLSILTFTISHLIPGDPVMLVAGPQATKEEIAALAKEYGVDEPLPTQYVRYVSGLVCGDLGRSIMTRRQVADDLRLFFPATIELILAAMFVAIALGIPFGIISAVARDRAPDNLIRVFSLAFISSPRFFLALLLQILFGIIIGVLPLGSRFPTLEAPPPTVTGFLTLDSILAQNWDALGTALKHMILPAFALSLSPLATITRMMRASVLEILQQDYVLTERALGLPMNLILFKYVLKNAFISTLTVIGLYFGWLLGGSVLVETVFDWPGIGLYATTSIISLDFQPIMGVTLIIGVTFVIMNVIIDLMYGLFDPRIRYT from the coding sequence ATGGCATCCTACCTGATTCGTCGCATCCTGTTCATGATTCCCGTCTTGATCGGACTGTCAATCCTGACATTCACGATCTCGCATCTCATTCCCGGCGACCCGGTCATGCTCGTCGCCGGTCCGCAAGCAACGAAAGAAGAAATCGCCGCGCTCGCCAAAGAGTACGGCGTGGACGAACCCCTGCCGACGCAGTACGTGCGCTACGTTTCCGGCTTGGTGTGCGGCGATCTCGGTCGCTCGATCATGACGCGTCGCCAAGTCGCCGACGACCTCCGTCTATTTTTCCCGGCGACGATTGAATTGATCCTCGCGGCGATGTTCGTCGCGATCGCGCTCGGCATTCCGTTCGGCATCATCTCCGCCGTCGCGCGCGACCGCGCGCCCGATAACTTGATCCGCGTTTTTTCGCTCGCCTTTATTTCCTCGCCGCGATTTTTCCTGGCGCTCCTTTTGCAAATTCTGTTTGGCATCATCATCGGCGTTCTGCCGCTTGGCTCGCGCTTTCCCACGCTCGAAGCGCCGCCGCCCACCGTCACCGGCTTTCTCACGCTGGATTCGATCCTCGCGCAAAACTGGGACGCACTCGGCACTGCGCTCAAACACATGATCCTGCCGGCGTTCGCGCTTTCGCTCTCACCGCTCGCGACGATCACGCGGATGATGCGCGCGAGCGTGCTCGAAATTCTGCAACAGGATTACGTGCTGACCGAACGCGCGCTCGGCTTGCCGATGAATTTGATTTTGTTCAAGTACGTGCTCAAGAACGCGTTCATCTCGACGCTCACCGTGATCGGTCTGTACTTTGGCTGGCTGTTAGGCGGCTCGGTGCTCGTCGAGACCGTCTTCGATTGGCCCGGCATCGGCTTGTACGCGACGACCTCGATCATCTCGCTCGACTTTCAACCGATCATGGGCGTGACGCTTATCATCGGCGTGACGTTCGTCATTATGAACGTGATCATTGATTTGATGTACGGTCTGTTCGATCCACGGATTCGGTACACATGA
- a CDS encoding ABC transporter substrate-binding protein, translated as MHRNVYDPLVRYEGNPAKIVPQLAESWTISSDGLEYTFKLVKDAKFHDGSSVTAEAVQYSFNRSLKLKKGGNWMFASAMDDKSATVVDATTIKIKLTKPFAPFMSVLPWMFIVNPKVVEANKGADDGQTWLKDHEAGSGPFVIKRWEPGNLYELERAKEYWKKDGAGNLTGAIWKITRETSSQRLAVQKGDAHIAVDLTYDDMVALKGSSGVVLAMEPEFRTFSLKFNTQNGPLTDVNLRKAISYAFDYQAMLDAEGTDHAVLMTGPLPPGILGADPKLDVYRTDLTKAKEFLAKSKSPTGGIKLSYIYVSGLEIERKFGLILLDSLKKLNIDLDVKQLVWTDMVALTKEPKTTPDFFPVFQTANYADPDNIAFPTYHGSQNGNWTNPTYNSTKVNELIDKARTATTEAERVKLYSDLQKQLVEDAPDIFGVLEKRKLAMRDSVLGWKFVPIASNAIEFFPLSLK; from the coding sequence ATGCACCGCAATGTCTACGATCCACTCGTGCGCTACGAAGGCAACCCAGCCAAGATCGTACCCCAGCTCGCCGAATCGTGGACGATTTCGTCAGACGGTTTGGAGTACACGTTCAAACTGGTCAAAGACGCCAAGTTCCACGATGGGTCGTCCGTCACTGCCGAAGCCGTCCAGTACTCGTTCAACCGTTCGCTCAAGTTGAAAAAGGGTGGCAACTGGATGTTTGCCTCGGCGATGGACGACAAGAGTGCGACCGTCGTTGATGCCACGACCATCAAGATCAAATTGACCAAACCGTTCGCGCCCTTCATGTCGGTGCTTCCCTGGATGTTCATCGTCAATCCCAAAGTCGTCGAAGCGAACAAGGGCGCGGACGATGGGCAGACCTGGCTCAAGGATCACGAAGCCGGTTCCGGTCCGTTCGTCATCAAGCGCTGGGAACCTGGGAACCTCTACGAACTCGAACGCGCGAAAGAGTACTGGAAGAAAGACGGCGCGGGCAATTTGACCGGCGCGATCTGGAAGATCACGCGCGAAACATCATCGCAACGCCTCGCGGTGCAAAAGGGTGACGCGCACATCGCGGTAGACCTGACCTACGATGACATGGTCGCGCTAAAAGGTTCGTCCGGCGTCGTGCTCGCGATGGAACCGGAATTCCGCACCTTCTCGCTCAAGTTCAACACGCAGAATGGTCCGCTCACCGACGTGAATCTGCGTAAAGCGATTTCGTACGCGTTCGATTATCAAGCGATGCTCGACGCAGAAGGAACGGATCACGCGGTCCTGATGACCGGTCCCTTGCCGCCCGGCATCCTGGGCGCGGATCCGAAACTCGACGTCTATCGCACCGATTTGACCAAGGCGAAAGAATTTCTCGCCAAATCCAAATCTCCGACCGGCGGCATCAAATTATCGTACATCTACGTGTCGGGTCTCGAAATCGAGCGTAAGTTCGGTTTGATCCTGCTCGATAGTCTCAAGAAACTGAACATTGATCTCGACGTCAAGCAACTCGTCTGGACGGACATGGTCGCGTTGACCAAGGAACCCAAGACGACGCCCGATTTCTTCCCAGTGTTCCAGACCGCGAACTATGCCGACCCGGACAACATCGCGTTCCCAACGTATCACGGTTCGCAAAATGGCAACTGGACGAATCCGACGTACAACAGCACCAAGGTGAACGAGCTGATTGACAAGGCGCGCACCGCGACGACTGAGGCTGAACGCGTCAAGCTGTACAGCGATCTGCAAAAGCAACTCGTCGAAGACGCGCCGGACATTTTCGGCGTGCTCGAAAAGCGCAAGCTCGCGATGCGCGATTCCGTGCTCGGCTGGAAGTTCGTCCCCATTGCGTCGAACGCGATCGAGTTCTTCCCGTTGTCGTTGAAGTAA
- a CDS encoding DMT family transporter, translating into MSNPASNNSNLTRGYVIALASAAVLSLTAIFIRHLTQTYQIPALVLAFWRDSFVALTLLPVLALNRAITLRINRQDLIYLIAYGFVLAMFNSLWTLAVALNGAAVATVLVYCSAGFTALLGWWLLKERLDWTKVLVVIISLIGCALVSGALDPATWRANVLGIFTGIFSGLGYAGYSLLGRSASQRGLNPWTTLFYTFGFAALFLLLFNLIPGQIIPGTASTLRDFFWLGNALAGWIILFLLAAGPTVFGFGLYNVSLSYLPSSVANLVVTLEPAFTAVIAYALLGERLTGIQLGGSLMILGGVVLLRISEGWAASQTQRELQATNGSVPMD; encoded by the coding sequence ATGTCCAACCCTGCTTCCAACAACTCGAACCTGACGCGCGGCTATGTCATCGCGCTTGCGAGCGCGGCGGTCTTGTCACTGACCGCGATCTTTATCCGCCATCTCACCCAGACCTATCAGATTCCGGCGCTCGTGCTTGCCTTCTGGCGCGATAGTTTCGTCGCGCTCACCTTGTTGCCGGTGCTCGCGTTGAATCGCGCAATCACATTGCGAATCAACCGCCAGGATTTGATCTATCTCATCGCCTATGGATTTGTGCTGGCGATGTTCAATTCGCTGTGGACGCTCGCCGTTGCGCTGAACGGCGCGGCGGTTGCGACCGTGTTGGTCTATTGCTCGGCGGGGTTTACCGCGTTGCTGGGTTGGTGGTTGCTGAAGGAACGATTGGACTGGACGAAAGTCCTGGTCGTCATCATCAGTCTGATCGGTTGCGCGCTCGTCTCAGGTGCGTTAGACCCGGCGACGTGGCGCGCAAACGTGCTCGGTATTTTCACTGGCATCTTTTCCGGTCTGGGTTATGCCGGTTACAGTTTGCTGGGACGTTCGGCATCGCAACGCGGCTTGAATCCATGGACGACCTTGTTCTACACGTTTGGTTTTGCCGCACTGTTTTTGTTGTTGTTCAATTTGATCCCCGGACAAATCATTCCTGGCACTGCATCCACTCTGCGCGATTTTTTCTGGCTGGGCAACGCGCTTGCCGGTTGGATAATCTTGTTCTTGCTCGCGGCAGGTCCGACGGTTTTTGGTTTTGGACTGTACAACGTCAGTCTGAGTTATCTACCGTCGAGCGTCGCAAATTTGGTTGTGACGTTGGAGCCGGCATTTACCGCCGTGATCGCGTACGCGTTGTTGGGTGAGCGATTGACCGGCATACAGCTTGGCGGAAGTTTGATGATTCTTGGTGGTGTCGTGTTGCTGAGAATTTCGGAAGGGTGGGCGGCAAGCCAGACCCAACGCGAATTACAAGCGACGAACGGAAGCGTGCCAATGGATTGA
- a CDS encoding DUF917 domain-containing protein: MPTCKLNDRSQAEDLIRGLTLLGTGGGGRPEAGRESLQRILDRGRPIEWIDARELPDEGFACAVFSVGSTAPRPADFKEGQTYPGYGTRALGTAMPRAVRELETYTGKRITTIFPIELGANNTATPLYAAAELELKLIDGDASGRAVPEASQVTPAMQQQSFAPAAIADEWGNVLLLKHATSLDVAEAIAKGISIITKMPDPYAICAVAAYLMPVAEMKRAVIQGTLSRAFAVGKIIREARERRQDPVRAAAKFLEGVVLFKGSITKREWESKGGYQIGTTDIAGVGEFAGHLFRIWFKNEHHITWRDGQPFVTSPDLIAVVASDTGEPITNTYLAEGMNVAVIGAPGDPAFRTPIGIATLGPRHFGFDLEYRPIGALVSSM, translated from the coding sequence ATGCCTACGTGTAAATTGAATGATCGAAGCCAAGCCGAGGATTTGATTCGCGGTTTGACCTTGCTTGGCACCGGCGGCGGCGGTCGTCCCGAAGCTGGACGCGAATCACTCCAGCGTATTCTCGATCGCGGCAGACCAATCGAATGGATTGATGCGCGCGAATTGCCGGACGAAGGATTCGCGTGCGCGGTATTTTCCGTCGGCTCGACCGCGCCGCGTCCCGCCGATTTCAAAGAAGGTCAGACGTATCCGGGTTACGGCACGCGCGCGCTCGGCACGGCGATGCCGCGCGCGGTGCGCGAATTGGAAACGTACACCGGCAAACGCATCACGACGATTTTCCCAATCGAGTTAGGCGCGAACAACACGGCGACGCCGCTGTATGCCGCCGCCGAACTCGAACTGAAACTGATTGATGGCGATGCAAGCGGGCGCGCCGTGCCGGAGGCAAGTCAGGTCACGCCGGCAATGCAGCAGCAATCCTTCGCGCCCGCGGCAATCGCGGACGAATGGGGAAATGTTCTCCTGCTAAAACACGCGACGAGTCTCGACGTGGCAGAGGCAATCGCGAAAGGCATTTCGATCATCACCAAAATGCCCGACCCGTACGCGATCTGCGCGGTTGCCGCGTACCTGATGCCGGTCGCCGAGATGAAACGCGCGGTCATCCAGGGCACGCTCAGTCGCGCGTTCGCCGTGGGCAAAATCATCCGCGAGGCGCGCGAACGCCGGCAAGACCCCGTGCGCGCCGCCGCAAAATTCTTGGAGGGTGTCGTATTGTTCAAAGGCAGCATCACCAAACGCGAATGGGAAAGTAAAGGCGGTTATCAAATTGGGACGACGGACATTGCCGGCGTGGGAGAATTCGCGGGACACCTATTTCGCATCTGGTTCAAGAACGAACATCACATCACTTGGCGTGATGGTCAGCCGTTCGTGACGAGTCCCGATCTCATCGCCGTTGTCGCATCGGACACGGGCGAGCCGATCACCAACACGTACCTCGCGGAGGGAATGAACGTCGCGGTTATCGGCGCGCCGGGCGATCCGGCGTTCCGTACCCCGATCGGTATCGCGACACTGGGACCCAGGCATTTTGGATTTGATCTCGAGTATCGCCCTATCGGCGCGCTTGTATCTTCAATGTGA
- a CDS encoding ABC transporter permease, whose translation MTISLTRWREQNASRIENWQRGFYRFRQSKLSLVGLALIVFIFLVAILGPYFVPYPQDAEGAIRVKERFQPPSAAHWFGTDELGHDVFTLVVIGSRVSLSVGVIVLIIATTIGIVLGALAGYFGGLVNEIIMRFTDIFLTVPSLILAIAIAAALGASIQNMMLAISLVWWPGYARLVQAEVSSRKQDLYVQAARASGASHWRIIFTHILPNITSPIIVKMSLDMGFAILTAAALGFVGVGAKPPTPEWGAMFSAARSYVPQYWWYPIFPGLALFITVFGFNLLGDGLRDVLDPRAKR comes from the coding sequence ATGACCATTTCACTCACTCGCTGGCGCGAACAAAATGCAAGCCGCATCGAAAATTGGCAGCGCGGCTTTTATCGCTTTCGGCAGAGCAAGCTGTCACTCGTCGGGTTGGCGCTCATCGTGTTCATTTTTCTCGTCGCGATCCTGGGTCCGTATTTCGTGCCGTACCCCCAAGACGCCGAAGGCGCGATTCGCGTCAAGGAACGCTTTCAACCGCCGAGCGCGGCGCACTGGTTCGGCACGGATGAGCTGGGACACGATGTGTTCACACTCGTCGTCATCGGCTCGCGCGTGTCGCTGTCGGTCGGCGTCATCGTGCTCATCATCGCGACGACGATTGGCATTGTGCTGGGCGCGCTCGCCGGCTATTTCGGCGGACTCGTCAACGAAATCATCATGCGATTCACCGATATTTTCCTGACCGTGCCCAGTTTGATTCTTGCGATTGCGATTGCCGCCGCGCTCGGCGCAAGCATTCAAAATATGATGCTGGCGATTTCGCTCGTGTGGTGGCCCGGTTATGCGCGCTTGGTGCAAGCCGAAGTATCGTCGCGCAAACAGGATTTGTACGTGCAAGCCGCACGCGCGTCCGGCGCAAGTCATTGGCGCATCATCTTTACGCACATCCTACCGAACATCACCTCGCCCATCATCGTGAAAATGTCGCTCGACATGGGCTTTGCGATTTTGACGGCGGCGGCGCTCGGTTTCGTCGGCGTGGGCGCGAAGCCGCCGACGCCGGAGTGGGGCGCGATGTTCAGCGCGGCGCGCAGTTACGTGCCGCAGTACTGGTGGTATCCGATTTTTCCCGGCTTGGCATTGTTCATTACCGTGTTCGGCTTCAACCTGCTCGGCGATGGCTTGCGCGATGTGCTCGACCCGCGCGCAAAACGATAA